From the genome of Magnolia sinica isolate HGM2019 chromosome 12, MsV1, whole genome shotgun sequence:
TAAAATCAATTTCCAACTTGCAGCCTTTGGAATTGTAACTTACATAACATTCCCTTTATTCCATGTATGCATTTGCGAAAATAGGTCGAGATGGCCGATGACTGCATTGGCGAGGGAGTTGAAAAGTTGGTGACTGCATTGCCAGAAGGAGGTGTTCTACTTCTTGAAAATGTAAGGTTTtacaaggaagaagagaagaatgatCCGGAGTTTGCGAAGAAGCTAGCTTCACTTGCAGACCTCTATGTGAATGATGCATTTGGCACGGCACACAGAGCACATGCTTCAACCGAGGGAGTTACCAAGTTCTTGAAGCCTGCTGTTGCTGGCTTCCTTATGCAGAAGGTATGATGGTTCTTTGAGCTCATATTTGTCTCTCTGAAACTGCAACACCTGACTTGTAACCTTTTGTTGAGATTTCTTATATGGATTAGTAAGATGAGGTTTGCACGCCCACACACAGCCTGACATGCATGGGACATCCAATTAAGGTGACATGGGTTGGGTAGCCTGCCCAACCCGACGAGCCTGACCAGGCTTTGGGCCAGGTTTGGATCTACTAGCTTGGCCTGCTTGGTCTGTGGGCCGGGCTTGGTCCGTGCATGTATTCGGGTCAgtcttgggctcaagtcattttagcctgaccTAGACCTGACTATATTTGTACTTGTACGTGCCATATCCTACAAAAATGCCATAATTGCCATTTTAATCCTTGGTTAGGCAACCCATCAATCTTGTTGGTTTTATTCCTCTAaaatgccttcttttttttttgtgcatgtgtggcccacttgattgatgTTTAGATGAGGAACATTCTAGTGTGAATGGGCATTTTGTCATTTTTCGGGCTGGGCAGGATTGGGTTGGGGCAGGCCCAGGCCTGATTAAAAAAATTTCAGGCTCGGGCTTGGGCATACTGTGCTAGGCCATGCAGAGTTTGGGCTTGGGCCTTGAGTCCTAAGTGTGGGGCTGGACCCAGGCCTAGCGTAGCCTAGTCCAATCCCAGTCCATTGCCACCTGCGCATCTGATCGATGCATCAGATGTGACACACCATCGTAGATGGATGGCTTGGCCCAAATATTTGGCTGCACAATTTGTAAGGTACGCCACGAGTGAAAATAATGGATGCTTTGAAAAAATTTCCAATGATCCATATTCTGTTTACATGTGTGGTCTCTGGTTTATGAGTTGCTGGCTCTGAATTTTTGGATCAGGGCTTctacaagtgaggcccacctgatgcatggcttggatgtctCTCTCAGATTACTAGTTGTCACATGCGGCCATGTGTAGAGGTGCATGTGGGCTTCACAAATTATAACTTCTAGCAGCTCATTTATATGGACCACAGTTTCAGTCATTTCTTCAACTAAATCTGAAATTGCACTCTGActagtgttttttttaaaaaaaaaaaaaattgatatttgaaATTGTATTTTAAATTGTGCACATAAAAAATGTATTTTGACTTGTGGTTTTTGTGAGGGGAGCCATTGCATATACCCATTCTCCATTTTGGGAACTGATAGAGTACACCTGTACTATTTCACTTTCTAAAAATGGCAATTGTGTGTATGCAAATCAAAGGGATGGCAGGCAGCAAAATTGCTAGTTTTGGTTCTATATCTGTAAATTTCAGGCCTGGATCCAAAATTTGTTCCAAAGAAAACAGAATTTGGTCCTTGCACTCAGAAGCAGAACATTGAAAATAAAATCTGGAAATCTCCTTGCAGCAGTCCTGAACAGCTGCTATGCTGGTATTCACATGCAACTAATGATGGAAAactcttttctttatttattcattcataaaaCCGTTTATTCACACAGCTAGAGGTCTTTCAATAGACCTAAATACAAAAggtaattaatttttaaattttttttttttttaaaaaaaaaaaaaaaaacaacaacagctATTGATGCTCCAAATAAAGGAGTGGATCATCAGATTTGTGGACCCAGCTGCATCAGGATGGATGTAGATATCAACCTTCTTCTAAAGACAATCTTTAAAATATGCATTATAGACAAGCATCATTATATCTTTTGGTTCACAGTACATGGTGCTTCCTCTTAAGTTGCTTATTCCACACCCGAACATGTGATCTTGTTTCAGGAACTCGACTATCTTGTCGGAGCCATTTCAAATCCCAAGAGGCCATTTGCTGCTATTGTAGGTGGCTCGAAGGTTTCATCCAAGATTGGGGTGATGGAGTCCCTGTTGGAAAAAGTTGATATCCTTCTTCTAGGTGGAGGAATGATCTTCACGTTTTACAAGGCACAGGGACACTCAGTTGGGTCTTCTCTTGTGGAGGAAGACAAGCTTGACCTTGCAGATTCTCTTCTTGAGAAAGCTAAGGCCAAAGGGGTGTCTCTCTTGTTGCCTGTTGATGTGGTTGTAGCTGACAAGTTTGCTGCAGATGCGAACAGCAAGGTTTGTTCCCTTTCTTCATCCAAGTTTTAAACCGGTGATTGAAGCTCCGTTTGAAAACAAAGAGGGCTCAAATGTCAAACTAGTTTGAGCAGGTGTTGATTTATTAATAGATagctttagggcctgtttagatGCACTTGTTGAAAATGGGGCTTCTGGAAAAGGGGTGTTTCCAGCAGTCGGATTGGTTTCTGTGGAGTGCTTTTTAGCTCCCATTTTGTTGGGTGGGAGATGAGAAGGGAGTTTGCAAAGTGTGTATCCAAACACACAAAATAAACTACTATTTGCATCAAAATGGCGTTTCAGCCTCAACCGCCCCTTCGGTTGGtgcgtccaaatgggccctttGTAACATTTTCATCGTTCAGATGGGGAGGTTAGTAACTTTTCAAATGCTTTGATAATACAAATGAAGCTTTGGACAAAAGGGCTAGATTACTGCATGTCTTTTTGTCCAACCCATGCCCCATGGGGGTGGCATCAATTCTGATTCCAGGCTATCTCATTCATGGGGCTAACTTTAGGTGGATCATAGCCCCAAAATCAGACTGATcacacaatcttaaccatcttaaATTGTCCATTGAATTTAGACatttgaccattttctttttcaaccatccattttatcggTCCCAAATTGAATGGTTAGTGTTTTTCAGCACGTGTGATCTTTTGGGATATCCTCCATCCACAATGTCTGATCATGTTCTGTTCAAGAATTGACCAGCTACAAGGTAGCACAACTCGTGGTACTGTACCATGTTTTCTACCAAAATGTACAATGAATCAGGTAGGCCCCAATATGAAGATCACCTGTCACGAAAATGACCATCTGCTCATCGTGTGTACCATGCCGTTGGAATCAATGGGCATCCGGCAGTCTGAATCAACATACAGGTTTGGTCCTCTTAGTGAGCAGATCAGCCTGACTTTCGAGAAGAGTGATTCATGCTGTGCCCTACCATATTCATGCTACCGATTTCCCACACAAGTGGTATGCAGACAGAAGTAAGGTATAGCACCACAATTTGTGTTACTGTTGCTTGTAGGTGATTAGTTCCCCCTGTAGTTCCTCTCTTCTTGCCTAGTCCTGCTACCTGGGCAGCTGCCTAGGTGGAAATAACCCATGTGATAGATAGATCTAGGCACGGTCTCTAGGTGAATTTCCTTAATTGGTATGATGGCAGTGTATCTGCTATTGTAGAATACAAGCAATCCATTGACATGTGTATTGCTTCTTTTCTACATCTGCGACAAAATGCACAGGGCTCTCAACAGTCCTGTCCTAGGATTGTCATAGACCAAGATATTGCTCTAGGACCATTCGAAGTTGATTTTTTAGACCAGGCCTGCCCCATTGATGGCCCTGGAAATGCAGGAATAGTTATTTGAATGGTGCCTAACCCATACCATGGGAAGAACTTTATGTTGATTAGGATTTACAAAAGACAAGTGGAGATGAGACAGATGGTGTATCAACAATTTGATTTGGGTTGCTGCTGCCATTTACAATTTCATTAGAAAGTCTCCCCTTTTTGTGTGTGTTTGTTTTGCAGGTTGTACCTGCATCTAATATCCCTGATGGTTGGATGGGACTGGACATTGGGCCTGATGCCATCAACACATTCTGCCAATCTTTGGAGTCCACCAAAACTGTGATCTGGAACGGACCTATGGGGGTGTTTGAGTTTGAGAAGTTTGCAGTCGGAACAGAGGTATGCCGTGGCTGCTTAACTATATGAGAAATGTGATGGTTGCTTTCTAGTCTCATGCCGATATGTCACTGTGGTATACATGTGATACAGGAGCCATTCATTTGGTTGGGCCTGTGCAATGCGTGCaagggttttttattttaaagttggtccattcatcaggggGTTCACTTGAAGGAATGGATGGTTCAAAAGATTGGGTATGGTTCCCAATCAATATGCACACATGTCGCCCACCTAATAATCAGTCTAGCTTGATTTCTAGGCTACCTCATAGCCATGGTgcatccacctgatgaatggcttggatcctgATAATTCAAAAGCTAAGAATGCATGCATGATAAAAATGAagttggtccattcatcaggggGGGCGACGTGatggaatggatggttcaaaAGATTGGCTACAAGTCCCAATCAACATAACACGTCATCCACCTGATAATGAGACTAGCTTGATTTCCAGGCCACTTCACAGAGTGCGTCAACTGCTGAATGGCCTGGATCGTAATAATTGAAAAGCAAGGCCTTGATGGATGGCTGATGCAACTGGATGGTAGTGATGGTAACATTCTCCAATCACAGGCGATTGCAAAGAAGTTGGCAGACCTCAGTGGTAAAGGGGTGACAACCATCATAGGAGGCGGTGATTCTGTTGCTGCTGTGGAGAAAGCAGGGCTTGCCGACAAGATGAGCCACATCTCGACTGGTGGTGGAGCCAGCTTGGAGCTGTTGGAAGGGAAATCGCTTCCTGGAGTTCTTGCCCTTGATGATGCCTAGCTTGCTTCTTGCTAAGGcaagttttgtttcttttcttcttggaTGCTCCCATTAGTAATGAATGATATGCTTTCCTtatattttgagagagagagagagagagagagagagagaatatccTGTGTAGAGTTTTGTGGGATGTTGTGTTCAATAAGAGTTTGGACTCTTCTTCTCAGGCACCAGTGAGTTGCTCGGGAGTTACCTTTCTTAACAGACTAATGTTGTCAATAATGCTTTATCTGTAGTCTGTTCATTTATCTACAGCAGATTAGTAGAACATGAATATTTGCACCTGTTTGGTGCACAACCCGTTCAAGTGGAATCTTCTGTTTTCTGCACTGCTTGATTGGTAGATGTTTCAAGTGATAAAATGTTTGGCCAGTTTACATGGACCCAAATTGCGGACAGGAGAATTCAATTCTCATTTTAGCACACTACTTTGTGGACAGGAGCATTTAGCGCTCCTGACCATGCATATGGGCAAATGGCATCATCCATGTTCtggggtgcatccaaacaggttCCTATTGTGATGAGGATTGACTAGCTACTGGATTGCATTTTGCTGGTAAAATGGAGATTTGAGCTACATTACCTGGGGTCCCAAATGTTATGGTCAATAGCTGGATATCATGTGCACAAGCTGGAATTCAATTTGGACCATGCATATTTTAGGGCTCAGTGCATGTGGGCTACAACACAAAAATCAATCTCAGCAATCTAAATGCCCCAGCCATTGGTGGATGGTTAGAAATAATTTATCAAcaggtagactctcgggagtttcaactcccagtcaagggttcgagtacccataggtggtgaaattccaccagcgtgagtgtgtggggtgtgtgtgcgtgtgtaaaaaaaaaaaaataataatatcaaCAGGTAGCCCTCAGTGGCATGGAGTCTCAAGTTATTTATACAGTCAGTCCAACTCTTCaacggaagaaagaaaaaaaaagagtccaGTACAAGTGGAGCCCATATTTCAATGGTTAAAACTGATGAGATTATATGGGCCTCCTCGCCCTTGAATAGGCAAAGCAAGACAATACATCAAGATTTACATTCAATCAAGAAAAGGCCATATTCCATATCTGCAATGATGACAATGGTTTAGATTCCTGAGCCATGGACCACATTTGTAGAAGCTGAAATGCCTAACATGCGGTGCAAAATCAAAGTTTTGGCTTGAGGGATCTAACCTGACGACTccaatcatatcaatggtttggattgcttagTCATGAATCTCATTTatagaagatgaaaagctgaatACGACATACAAAACCAAAATTCAGAGGGCTGGCCTGAGAGTTCAAGTCTGGCCACTCCAAAGTCCAGGTCCAGCCGACCCTAGCCTAGTCATTCAAAGCCAAAGACCATGGCAAGGCTCCGAGTACTTAACTTGGGAATGATGAAAACTTTGGAAAAGACATCGATTTTCGACTAAATATTTTGCAGGGCAAAGGCAATATGTGGAACAAACAGTCAAGAGGGCTATTGCAAAACCATTCAGTAAAAACATCCGTTCCTCCACTAAATGAGAAATAATCACAACTCAGCCACTGTTCTCCGACGAACCCAATTTTATCTAGTGGCAACCTCCACTAATGTGGGTGGTGAACGGGCCTCATTCGTGACTGTCTTGGGCGGTTTGTCAGAGGATTCGCAGCCAATCTCTTTCATTGCTCGGAGTAGGCTGTCAAGTATCAACATCTCACcttctctaaaagcttgagccatgagaggatggtgtatcaacaTTTTTCCTGCACGCGCGCGGGTGCAAAACTCTAAACGAAAATATTTTTCTTGCTACTCTCGGAATTCCATAAGACATTCTGGtctaataccatgtcaaataaAAAACCATTCTCAAAAAGCTTGAGCCGGCAAAGAATAGTGTATCAATTTATCCAACATATGTGGCAGAGGCAACTGCATTGCTTTGGGCATTAAGCTAGCACTAAGACCTGGCATTTAGAACATGGGAATCAAAGGTGACTTAGGACTAACAATTGCCGCCTGATGCAACAAGGTGGAGGAGAATCGGAACATGAGCAGGTTAGTTTTGAACTGCAGGCAGATGCTTCAATGGATACTTAAATGGCATGCCTGGCATGTGTTTAGGGAAGCTAATGATGCTGCAGCTATTTTGGCCTAGTCTGCAGTTACATAAAGGCGTATGCCCCCTGTTATGCTTGTAAATGCTCTTAACAGAAAACTATGGCATCCAACAAGAATTCCATTAGTTAGTTTCAAGTGCAGTTTTCTACAATAATGTTAAGAGACAAAGGCTTTGTTTGGTAGACCGGTAAATATATTTACTTAACAATATGTATTATATTGTAATAAAGTATGTATTCATAATGTATTACGGATGAAGATCTCTAGGACCATGAGATTTGTTCTCATAGTCCTCAAAATctactttttttaattattattttcttaaagAAATTGATGTTGACAATTTTTTGGTAGAACTCTAGAAATTGAAATAGATTTATGTGCCTTACCTTTTTTGCTTGGAATGGGAGAAAGTAGATTTCTTGAAAAGCGTTTCTCTTGGTAGAGGGAAGCTTGAAATCAGATGGGGTAGAAATTTGATGGGAAGTTAGAAATCAAATGGGGATTGTGTCTGATTAAATCTCTTCCTTCCATTGTGATGTGTCTGATTCATGCCATGCATTCATTTTATCAGTTCGTTTTAAAgaattagcctaaaaatgaagtaggctATAAACTCGGATAgaccatgccataagaaacagggggataatgatgtccaccactGAAAGCTGAAATGTGGCTCATGGCTCACAAATATGTacatttgttatccaacctgttcataaagtcacacaagcgtggatgaagggaaaacatagttattagcttaatccaaagcaTTTGTAGTCTACAAGAAGTTTTCCATTGTAGGTGTTTAGTTCtccctatttcttgtggtgtgattcacttgtactttggaactgcctcatttttttgctcatgccctaaaatgaacaggtaaaaacagatgaactgaGTGGATTAGGcacatatatcaccatgggcccaaCAAATTTTATAAGTATGGTGTTTTCCTTCTTCGAGTTTAGCTTCAAAGTTTTCCAAGCTAGTGTAAGTGTCAACGTTATATGGAGGCAACTGATATGAAATATTGAAGTTAATAATAATTACCTATTTCCCAGTATCTACTATATGGTAATTTAATTCAAGTTGGCTTTAATCTTCAATGACTTCATTTGACTCTTATTCATAAAAATTGTTAATATTTATATAAGACCATTGaaatattcttttctttttattctaaCTTATTTTTAACTTCCTATCTTGATGTTAACTATGGTACATGTCACTCCATTAGTTTCTGTGTATGAATTATTACAAGCAACTTCTTAGTTTCATAGAAATGCAAGAAAATGGATTGAGAATCTAAATTTTACGTTGAAGCCGGGTTTCATCTCACCTCTTCTGTATCCTTTGAAATAGTATGGTAATGATGCATTCTAAGTGactttaatattattattaattctCACACACTATTATCTAACATCTAATATGGTGTAAAGCATATTGAAGTGAAATGTTGTGATCATTATTATATACAAAATTACAAATTTCTTTTTCACATTTCCTCTCATTCTCAATTAGCGCACATTTTAACAAAAGCTATTACTAAAGCTCATCACTGAATTTTTATTGATAAATTGATGCTCTTTAATGCACAACCATTTGAGGGATATGATAAATAACTCTAGTTTGAAATATAATTGCTTGTGTAAGTATGGTTTATATCTAACATGTATGAATTGTATGTAGTTGGTAATGTATATATCGCGTATTATTCCTCATATTAATATACAATAAAAGCATTTTTAAAACTCATATATGATAGGGAACACATCTTTCATATGAGTATAAGTGAGGCTAAGAGTTTTTTTTTAGTTAGTTCATTGCCTATTAcgtaaagaaaaatataaataaaaaaatttaggtGTCATGAAATTCTTTTTGTTAGGGCTCCTAATTAATTGGGAGAAGGATTTAAAATCTAAGTATTGCCAACATCTAAAACGTAAAAATATAGATGCATATATATGCTACTTTAAGAGAGTTTatgatgcgggacaattaaccacttgttctaaaagctcgaactgttagagcatgacgaattaatcattttatctcatagtccaagccccacattgcatgggttagtaCCTCCGCCTaactcccctcgtgggccccaaatcacatgggtcaccctcCTTGAATATGTCCCCGCATCCTACAGGCTACCCCAtatgagcccgatgtgaaatgcgcattaatcacccctggtggggagccccaaatcacatgggtcacccacccctagtgtgtccccacatcccacagggtACTCCACTTAAGCCCAgtgcgaaaatgcccctgcaataGTTTGACTACAATAAATACTAAGATTTGATTGTTAAGAGATAACCCCAAAGTACTGCAACAGGATACATACTTCAtaattttaattgttaattagaGGTTCCTTTCAAGGATTCAAATCATTTATATAATGGGTGGCCTCACTATAGATGTGAATGAGCGAGAGTATGTATTCATAGGAGGAATCGAATGTGTGTTTACTAAAATTGTTGTGATTAAGTAACAATTATTTTTATCATTATTGAAAAAAGTAGGATGCAAAATTAGAGATCTTATTTCAATGCATGCATAAACTCCAATTTTATTAGACAACAATTATCTTATATCTTACATCAAGAAATTTTACTATAAGTGTAGGGGCATATTTGGATTGCAAATTATCATAATAACGTGACATAATAGTGTAATTACTGTAAATTACATTATTTGTCTCCTATTATAACAGACATTTGACCTGTGattttacaatttattttttgtaGTAATCATATCTTGAATTTATTGATAGCGCAAATAATACAGTTGGATCATGAGTAAATTTTACCACATTAAAGTATACAAAAATTTTGGCACTTTATGATCAAATAATATCCAATATATACTATTGTATTTGGATGTTTTCCATTTTTGCACAATTACGTCAAGATGTCATATTACATACTTACATGAAATATCATTCATACAAAGATGGAACATagttaatgtattttttttagagatttttacaCCAATTAGGATTTTGGAGATGTACAAGCCCTTAACCATACATATTATATATGTCACAATGAACCTCACTATGATCCATCCGACGAGTGATAATTATATCCATGAGTTGAGCATATTCAAAAAGTAACATCTAGTCATTACCTTTCATACATTACAAAATTTGTCCAAAATACTAGCATAAAGAGCAATTCatgattaaataaaatatttcaaaaacatTTCAATACCTAAATATAATATACAAAGATGTAAAAAGAACCAACAAACCTGTCAGAATTATTAAAATAACATCATCACCCTGTATATTAATTTCGAAAATGAGGTGATAGTAGAGGCACGAATCAATAGAACAATTAGATGTTGATTGCTTTTTAACGGGTTAAGTGGCTTTCAATTTGTTGTTACTAATCACCAATAGAATAACATagagtgtaacgccctaaaaatcgggggttgagcagaagctcagctcccgagttctaacgcatcacttatgcaacatagataatgataattgaatattgttcatattagtgcattaaacataagtgagattatgccaaaacagcatatcatactccagagacagttaactttcgcaagcggaagactgtgataaatatataaaatatataaactgttgtaagtctccagagtgtgaacatgattctaggttaaatatatacatgtatactccaaaaataaacaaaatgaagaTACATGAGTGTTCCAAAGATGCAAAATAATAAGTGTAATGGCATTTAATTAGCAATtttgtaaccccgtcgatcagaacatgatctacatagacccgcctgatagctgcatataggagaaaccctcctcattaTCATAAAATTCCGGCTCCGCTTCGCAAACATCGTCATCATCTGAAACCAAAACAAAGTCTGTTGgcgtttaaaacactgtcccataacatggaagtgagtgatcaactcagtggaacaataaagcaaaggttaacatgttatcaattcagtcaagcagtaatgataacgtaatacaacaatcaggtcctaagtactattattaatgcaagaatgatatgaaataataaagcatgccctcgcctgcgctttcttagcgacttcatctcacgatcgtggcatgcaaCCCTTTTTCAGTGCTTGATCTGCTACGCCAAagacacgtaatgcggtgcatgcacgtgattagccaggttcttacttaggtttattcatacagcaggattgggaagctaaggtacctcccttatatcatttttcgaacaatgatccattctagggtcatcagtcctagtaaatctcatacgatattgcggttctaggtcactacaaagggctcttcacctgataagtgtaggcctagtttatactctagttgctacgaaaaggcttgtcgcctcaacgcagtctcagagtatgcttgaggtcactgcaccaacgccctaccaattgACAGTccattttcgaaggctcgtcaccaactcgattggggaccacagccaggctgcgctagtgtaggctgacagctcgaatacagtgtcccatactaccatatttggctcacgagtttggattgctcactggacaatatggggaggctcgtcaccccaacgtaggccgacagttcgactacggtgtcctataccaccatacccggctcatgagtcttatcggatcgaggtactaaaGTTAAACGGGTTttccattggtgagtttggtaccttaaattcaagcagtagcgtccatacatggtgaacatacatcgggtcaaccgggtttcttgacaagctcgactagtgcGAGTATACGTTGacccgatcgacatggagtgcataagcacttcgcgtggcctaaccactgtcgactagcaacgtacgactcagattcatcaggCGTGTCGATCGTGGCTAAGTAGTACTGCcacctatcgtaaaccattaccgattacctAGACTACGTCGTAACCCCAATCACATTTCATACAGTAGCATTCACATTAAGCCAAACAGCATGttcaaatacaaatctcatacgagcatttcaacaaacacacaggatacatgttagcatacataggcatttcaaccataaagcacgtagtagcgatgtaggttatataaaggaaactatagccatagttaagggaattgagaatcatatctcaacaccctcattacatgcatttaaacaaacatttcctcattcattcattttatcaaacacttagcctacacatattacacacatgtaATAGACTAGTTACAACGTACATCCCGGCAAACTCCTTTTTCAAaagagttgccacatacacaacaagcatatGTCGATAGctaataatcatgacaagcacaaat
Proteins encoded in this window:
- the LOC131221023 gene encoding phosphoglycerate kinase, cytosolic: MAARKKSVGDLKEADLKGKRVLVRVDLNVPLDENQKITDDTRVRAAVPTIKYLMGYGAKVILSSHLGRPKGVTPKYSLRPLVPRLSELLGIEVEMADDCIGEGVEKLVTALPEGGVLLLENVRFYKEEEKNDPEFAKKLASLADLYVNDAFGTAHRAHASTEGVTKFLKPAVAGFLMQKELDYLVGAISNPKRPFAAIVGGSKVSSKIGVMESLLEKVDILLLGGGMIFTFYKAQGHSVGSSLVEEDKLDLADSLLEKAKAKGVSLLLPVDVVVADKFAADANSKVVPASNIPDGWMGLDIGPDAINTFCQSLESTKTVIWNGPMGVFEFEKFAVGTEAIAKKLADLSGKGVTTIIGGGDSVAAVEKAGLADKMSHISTGGGASLELLEGKSLPGVLALDDA